A stretch of Microcoleus sp. FACHB-68 DNA encodes these proteins:
- a CDS encoding endonuclease NucS domain-containing protein, producing the protein MSSYVSLKKTGFGWKFGSEAALEDFVWANLEPLLGLTPLKRQYSINGQFCDILALGKNKQLVVLELKNAEDRYIVQQLTRYYDGLLEEKPFAQEVDYTHPVHLVAIQPSFHRDNFTDRKYHSLLFEFLKFHISQTEEGLNWQLINLENGQNYQVQIPQQEREPNEEDIPIPPKALQKLLMKCPPEQQEEILRIRRKILTFDRRMQEMAGAGSIKYGNGNSKTSKFCAEFCADSKGNFLMFLWLPLKGLTSEKIGRARIWTNWEGIALIEGYVVTGIGPKITSRKKVIANLTEKIRKAHQTQSSAKSFFRLNGKMIRLATDGPTTRQYCKETNRIAREISESKPITDEEIALLDFFEDWTLQVTQSPYKSLEDLLELALGKWLARL; encoded by the coding sequence ATGTCTAGTTACGTCAGCTTAAAGAAAACTGGATTCGGGTGGAAATTTGGCAGTGAGGCGGCTCTAGAAGATTTCGTTTGGGCCAATTTAGAGCCTCTATTAGGCTTAACTCCCTTGAAGCGGCAATACTCTATTAACGGTCAATTCTGTGACATTTTAGCCCTAGGTAAGAATAAACAGTTAGTGGTGCTGGAGCTGAAAAATGCTGAAGATCGATACATTGTCCAGCAACTAACTCGTTATTATGATGGATTGCTAGAAGAAAAACCCTTTGCTCAAGAGGTGGACTACACACACCCTGTTCATTTAGTGGCAATTCAACCGAGTTTTCACAGAGATAACTTTACAGATAGAAAGTATCATTCCCTTTTATTTGAGTTTTTAAAATTTCACATAAGTCAAACAGAAGAAGGTTTGAATTGGCAGTTAATCAATCTGGAGAATGGCCAAAATTATCAAGTACAAATTCCTCAACAGGAAAGAGAGCCAAATGAAGAAGATATACCTATTCCTCCTAAAGCACTTCAGAAACTCTTGATGAAATGCCCCCCTGAACAACAGGAAGAGATATTGAGAATTAGGCGTAAAATTCTTACTTTTGATAGGCGTATGCAGGAAATGGCTGGTGCTGGCAGTATTAAGTATGGAAACGGAAATAGCAAAACAAGTAAATTCTGTGCTGAGTTCTGCGCTGATAGCAAAGGCAATTTTTTGATGTTTTTGTGGCTTCCTTTGAAAGGTCTGACAAGTGAAAAAATAGGTAGAGCAAGAATCTGGACAAATTGGGAAGGAATTGCCTTAATCGAAGGGTATGTAGTAACGGGAATCGGCCCCAAGATAACCTCACGCAAAAAAGTAATAGCCAATTTAACAGAAAAAATCAGAAAAGCTCATCAAACACAAAGTTCCGCTAAAAGTTTTTTTAGATTAAATGGAAAGATGATCCGCTTAGCAACTGATGGGCCTACTACCAGACAATACTGTAAAGAAACTAATAGAATTGCGCGAGAAATTTCTGAGTCAAAGCCAATAACCGATGAAGAAATTGCTTTACTTGATTTTTTTGAAGATTGGACATTGCAAGTGACTCAATCACCCTATAAATCTTTAGAAGATTTGCTTGAGCTAGCTTTAGGAAAATGGCTGGCAAGGCTTTAA
- the rtcA gene encoding RNA 3'-terminal phosphate cyclase → MIHIDGSYGEGGGQVLRTSLSLSAITGTPIRIEGIRAGRPKPGMAAQHLTCVRAAAAICNAQLRGDKLGSMMLEFTPTGSVRAGQYTFDVMTAGALTLILQTILLPLALTTGDSVVTLRGGTHVPFSPPFTYIEQVYLPVLAGMGVEARVGLNAWGWYPKGGGEAELRLSGGNSLSGLNLIERGNLRRVRGLAVVTELASHIPQRMANRAENLLRSQNLIANVQALRERGVAPGAGIFLTAEYEKSLAGFGAVGRVGLPAEKVAEIAAEELLDFHHNGAPVDVHLADQLLLPAALATEASQYRVAEISTHLTTNAWVIEQFVPAKIIIDEETQIISVTPVAK, encoded by the coding sequence ATGATTCACATTGATGGCTCTTATGGTGAAGGTGGCGGGCAGGTTCTTCGTACTTCCCTGAGTTTGTCTGCGATCACCGGCACGCCTATCCGCATTGAAGGGATTCGTGCGGGACGCCCTAAGCCTGGAATGGCAGCCCAGCATTTAACTTGCGTGCGGGCAGCCGCCGCGATTTGTAATGCCCAATTGCGAGGCGATAAGTTGGGTTCGATGATGTTGGAGTTCACACCCACCGGCTCTGTGCGAGCAGGACAGTATACCTTTGATGTCATGACAGCCGGTGCGCTGACTTTAATTTTGCAGACGATTTTGTTGCCTCTGGCGCTAACGACGGGTGACTCGGTGGTGACGCTGCGGGGAGGCACTCACGTTCCTTTTAGCCCCCCATTTACTTACATTGAACAAGTTTATCTGCCGGTGCTTGCGGGGATGGGCGTCGAGGCTAGGGTGGGGTTAAATGCTTGGGGTTGGTATCCCAAGGGCGGGGGAGAGGCGGAATTACGGTTAAGTGGCGGTAACAGCTTGAGTGGTTTAAATTTAATCGAGCGAGGCAATTTGCGGCGGGTTCGGGGACTGGCGGTGGTTACGGAACTTGCGTCTCACATTCCGCAGCGGATGGCAAACCGTGCTGAGAATTTGTTGCGCTCTCAAAACCTCATCGCCAACGTGCAGGCGTTGCGAGAACGAGGTGTGGCACCGGGTGCGGGGATTTTTTTAACGGCTGAGTATGAAAAGAGTTTAGCTGGGTTTGGTGCAGTCGGGCGTGTGGGGTTGCCGGCTGAAAAGGTAGCGGAAATAGCGGCTGAGGAATTACTGGATTTTCATCACAATGGTGCGCCGGTGGATGTGCATTTGGCAGATCAGTTGCTGTTACCGGCAGCTTTGGCAACGGAGGCGAGTCAGTATCGAGTGGCGGAAATTAGCACTCACTTAACAACAAATGCTTGGGTGATTGAGCAATTTGTGCCGGCGAAAATAATTATTGATGAAGAGACTCAAATAATTTCAGTAACGCCTGTTGCTAAATAA
- a CDS encoding Tab2/Atab2 family RNA-binding protein, translated as MATVWELDFYSRPILDEQQKKLWELVVCESPLDTRRAPESLFRYAQFCPSSQVNSAWLRAALEEAISKAPAPPAKIRFFRRQMNNMILKACKELGLDAKPSRHTIALHRWLQQRMQEVYPKEAGFQLMAPAASVRMESPAPRALPDALVGQKWAFVTLEASAFEEMHEWEIDFGEAFPILGEHSLVPQLTPETPIPGLIIFSPRALALAGWISGLELAFLKVDLNSPARIVLETGASDRWILANLTNPQLQAEAKGFDDAKQKAQMVHFLAVQSSPQSESFAGFWLLEELNLS; from the coding sequence ATGGCAACGGTTTGGGAATTAGATTTCTACTCTCGGCCTATTTTGGACGAGCAACAAAAAAAGCTTTGGGAACTTGTCGTGTGCGAAAGTCCTTTGGACACGCGCCGCGCCCCAGAGTCGCTGTTTCGCTACGCGCAGTTTTGTCCCAGTAGCCAGGTCAATTCTGCTTGGTTGCGGGCAGCACTTGAAGAAGCGATCTCTAAAGCACCGGCACCGCCGGCAAAAATTCGCTTCTTTCGCCGGCAGATGAATAACATGATCCTCAAAGCGTGCAAAGAGTTGGGGCTTGATGCCAAACCCAGCCGGCACACAATTGCACTGCATCGGTGGCTGCAGCAGCGGATGCAAGAGGTTTATCCCAAGGAAGCCGGTTTTCAGCTGATGGCACCGGCAGCGTCTGTCCGCATGGAATCACCGGCACCGCGAGCTTTGCCAGACGCCTTAGTTGGCCAGAAGTGGGCCTTTGTCACCTTAGAAGCCAGCGCCTTTGAGGAGATGCACGAGTGGGAAATTGACTTCGGCGAAGCTTTCCCAATTTTAGGCGAACACAGCTTAGTGCCCCAATTGACGCCAGAAACTCCCATTCCTGGCCTCATCATTTTCTCACCCAGAGCCTTAGCCTTAGCCGGCTGGATTTCCGGGCTAGAGTTGGCTTTCCTCAAAGTTGACCTCAACTCACCCGCCCGAATCGTGTTGGAAACAGGTGCCAGTGACCGATGGATTCTGGCCAACCTCACCAACCCGCAACTCCAAGCAGAGGCGAAAGGATTTGACGACGCCAAGCAAAAAGCACAAATGGTGCATTTTTTAGCAGTCCAGTCCAGCCCGCAATCAGAATCTTTTGCCGGATTTTGGCTGTTAGAGGAACTCAATCTATCGTAA